The proteins below are encoded in one region of Dehalobacter sp.:
- a CDS encoding VanZ family protein — MIITILMFIIVSITWFISTLPFLIPYHILLTSQSKKIGYKLSIEHIVIVYIFVYYLTGVLDFTGIYTILRDIVHNSFGIITPKGLNIQPDEINLIPFRWLTEGVRPYIENILLFIPLGFMLPCIWKKYEVLWKTALFGITFSLIIELSQLFNRRVTDIDDLLMNTLGALIGWVIFRLLQEYLAKLQKKVSVQSPNIEKIPLLLREEACFYMASALAGMFFVYNPFLIYPFLRSLFN, encoded by the coding sequence GTGATCATTACGATTTTAATGTTTATTATAGTGTCGATTACATGGTTTATTAGTACTTTGCCATTCTTGATTCCATACCATATACTACTGACCTCTCAAAGCAAAAAGATTGGCTATAAACTGTCAATTGAACATATTGTAATCGTATATATCTTTGTGTACTACCTTACTGGTGTTCTAGATTTTACTGGAATTTATACCATTTTAAGGGATATTGTTCATAACAGCTTTGGTATAATAACACCAAAGGGGTTGAATATTCAACCGGATGAGATTAATCTGATTCCATTTCGTTGGCTTACAGAGGGTGTTCGCCCATACATAGAAAATATATTACTTTTTATACCTCTTGGATTTATGCTTCCGTGTATTTGGAAAAAGTATGAAGTGTTATGGAAAACAGCATTATTCGGTATTACATTCTCTCTTATTATAGAATTGAGCCAATTGTTCAATAGAAGAGTAACGGATATTGATGATTTACTGATGAATACTCTCGGAGCGTTAATCGGATGGGTAATTTTCAGGCTGCTGCAAGAATATTTAGCAAAATTACAGAAGAAGGTTTCTGTCCAAAGTCCCAATATCGAAAAAATTCCCTTGCTCCTTCGTGAAGAGGCATGTTTTTATATGGCCAGCGCATTAGCCGGTATGTTCTTTGTGTATAACCCATTTTTAATTTACCCATTTTTAAGATCTTTATTTAATTAA
- a CDS encoding HAMP domain-containing histidine kinase, giving the protein MKSKRAKRKNDYIKLKRKVFLQISLITVAAAVTVFLLRQILRGQFGDLIVKFLMNAFHFNNSDALTIYQLVIRNNMDMILIVVSLIFLVILFRFFVSWFTKYFDEISAGMDKLTEESDSEITLSPELDFMENKLNQIKNNLKKQNKAALDAEQRKNDLVVYLAHDIKTPLTSVIGYLSLLDEAPDMPPEQKAKYVGITLEKAYRLEQLIDEFFEITRFNLQTIVLNKEKINLQFMLQQMADEFYPMLTPRGKQVSVNVPDGLTLWGDADKLARVFNNILKNALAYSYENSVIDISAQQQEKNIVITFTNQGNAIPREKLETIFEKFFRLDTSRSANTGGAGLGLAIAKEIVNAHGGNIFVQSNTEKTVFTVVLPQKQEKDKLSA; this is encoded by the coding sequence TTGAAGAGTAAGAGAGCTAAAAGAAAGAATGATTATATAAAATTAAAAAGGAAAGTATTTTTGCAAATAAGTCTGATCACAGTTGCCGCAGCTGTGACTGTTTTTCTGTTGCGGCAAATCCTGCGTGGACAGTTCGGAGATCTTATCGTTAAATTTTTAATGAACGCTTTTCATTTTAATAATTCGGACGCCCTGACAATCTATCAGTTGGTGATTCGCAACAATATGGATATGATTCTTATTGTTGTAAGCCTGATTTTTTTAGTTATCCTTTTTCGATTTTTTGTTTCTTGGTTCACAAAATATTTTGATGAAATCAGCGCCGGAATGGATAAACTTACTGAGGAATCAGATTCTGAAATTACATTATCGCCAGAATTGGATTTTATGGAAAATAAGCTAAATCAGATAAAAAACAACTTAAAAAAACAAAACAAGGCTGCTCTTGATGCCGAGCAGCGCAAAAATGATTTGGTAGTTTACCTGGCTCATGATATCAAGACACCTCTGACCTCCGTTATAGGATACTTAAGTCTTTTGGATGAAGCTCCTGATATGCCTCCTGAGCAGAAGGCAAAATATGTCGGTATTACCTTGGAAAAAGCTTATCGTTTAGAGCAGCTTATCGATGAGTTTTTTGAGATTACAAGATTTAATCTTCAAACGATTGTTTTGAATAAAGAGAAAATCAATTTACAATTCATGCTCCAGCAAATGGCGGATGAATTCTATCCCATGCTGACTCCGCGAGGAAAGCAGGTGTCCGTCAATGTGCCCGACGGACTCACCCTGTGGGGAGATGCAGACAAACTGGCCCGGGTATTCAATAACATTTTGAAAAATGCGCTGGCCTATAGCTATGAAAACAGCGTCATTGACATTTCTGCTCAGCAGCAGGAAAAAAATATTGTTATAACTTTTACGAATCAAGGTAATGCAATCCCACGAGAAAAGCTGGAAACGATATTTGAGAAATTTTTTCGGCTGGACACATCCCGTTCTGCCAATACAGGCGGTGCCGGGCTTGGACTGGCTATTGCCAAAGAAATCGTCAACGCGCATGGAGGCAATATCTTCGTGCAAAGTAATACAGAAAAGACAGTCTTCACTGTCGTGCTTCCACAAAAGCAAGAAAAAGACAAGTTATCTGCTTAA
- the vanR gene encoding VanR-ABDEGLN family response regulator transcription factor: MAANILIVDDEQAIADLVEVYLKNENYNVFKFYDGKDALNCIENERLDLAILDVMLPDVDGFSICQQIREKHNFPVIMLTAKEEEIDKITGLTLGADDYITKPFRPLELIARVKAQLRRFTKYNSSERNQEEHLIAFSGLVLDMDTHECTLNEKKLALTPTEFSILWVLCSNRGRVVSSEELFQEVWGDKYFSNSNNTVMVHIRHIREKMQDSAEHPKYIKTVWGVGYKIEE; the protein is encoded by the coding sequence TTGGCTGCAAATATTTTAATAGTTGATGATGAACAGGCTATTGCCGATTTGGTAGAAGTTTATCTGAAAAACGAAAATTATAATGTCTTTAAATTTTATGACGGCAAGGATGCTCTTAACTGCATTGAAAATGAAAGATTGGATCTCGCCATTTTGGATGTCATGCTTCCTGATGTAGATGGTTTTTCTATCTGTCAGCAAATCCGGGAAAAGCATAACTTTCCGGTTATCATGCTGACAGCCAAAGAAGAAGAAATCGATAAGATTACCGGGCTGACCTTAGGTGCGGACGACTATATCACCAAGCCGTTCCGTCCCTTGGAGCTTATTGCCCGTGTCAAGGCGCAGCTCCGGAGATTTACCAAATATAATTCTTCAGAGCGAAATCAGGAAGAACACTTGATTGCTTTTTCCGGCTTGGTATTGGACATGGACACCCATGAATGTACGTTGAATGAAAAAAAGCTAGCTCTCACTCCTACTGAATTCTCCATTCTTTGGGTCCTTTGTTCCAACCGCGGACGGGTAGTCAGTTCGGAAGAATTGTTCCAAGAGGTATGGGGAGACAAGTATTTCAGCAACAGTAATAATACGGTAATGGTTCATATCAGGCATATAAGGGAAAAAATGCAAGACAGCGCGGAGCATCCTAAATATATCAAAACGGTATGGGGGGTTGGCTATAAAATTGAAGAGTAA
- a CDS encoding PadR family transcriptional regulator: MENLTEMLKGVLEGCVLEIISRKETYGYEITRRLNALGFPDVVEGTVYTILIRLEKSKLVEITKKPSDMGPPRKFFALNDAGREELQRFWEKWEFVASKINQLKEEQ; the protein is encoded by the coding sequence CTGGAAAACCTAACAGAAATGCTCAAAGGCGTGCTTGAGGGCTGCGTCCTTGAAATTATAAGCCGCAAAGAAACCTACGGCTACGAAATCACACGGCGGCTGAACGCCCTCGGCTTTCCAGATGTTGTGGAGGGAACGGTGTACACTATCCTGATCCGGCTTGAAAAAAGCAAGCTGGTAGAGATCACCAAAAAGCCCTCCGACATGGGGCCGCCGCGAAAGTTTTTCGCGCTCAACGACGCGGGACGCGAGGAACTGCAGAGGTTCTGGGAAAAATGGGAATTTGTCGCGTCGAAAATCAACCAATTAAAGGAGGAGCAGTAA
- a CDS encoding DUF1048 domain-containing protein translates to MLDSFKKLIIGDMEEKRAYKQMMKRVDALPKDYRFAFRKIQHYMFTVGPPGGDMTIFTDLTMFTDLVDLFEASAAEGRQVLDVIGSDVGKFCDEFMRASGANTETLREKLNKEVMARFNKEGQ, encoded by the coding sequence ATGCTTGATTCTTTTAAAAAACTGATAATAGGCGACATGGAAGAAAAACGGGCCTATAAACAAATGATGAAAAGGGTTGACGCCCTGCCGAAAGATTATCGGTTTGCATTTCGCAAAATTCAACATTATATGTTTACCGTTGGCCCCCCTGGCGGTGACATGACGATATTTACGGACTTGACGATGTTTACGGACTTAGTGGATTTATTCGAAGCAAGCGCTGCAGAGGGCAGACAGGTTCTTGATGTCATAGGCAGTGACGTCGGCAAGTTTTGTGATGAGTTTATGCGCGCGTCGGGTGCCAATACTGAAACACTGCGAGAAAAACTAAACAAAGAGGTTATGGCAAGGTTTAACAAGGAGGGACAATAA
- a CDS encoding DUF1048 domain-containing protein has translation MLELIKKMIGDKKEYREQMARVEALPEDYRFVFKKIQGYMWNFAGGDGSDMLKTQYELIELFEASAADGKHVLDVTGEDVVGFCDELLRDTKVWTDNFRQKLNRDIMNKFGREKDSK, from the coding sequence ATGCTGGAGCTTATCAAAAAGATGATCGGGGACAAAAAAGAGTATAGGGAGCAAATGGCAAGAGTAGAAGCGCTGCCTGAAGACTATCGGTTCGTATTTAAAAAAATCCAGGGATACATGTGGAATTTTGCGGGAGGAGACGGCTCTGACATGTTGAAAACTCAGTACGAATTGATAGAGTTGTTTGAGGCCAGCGCAGCGGACGGCAAGCACGTTCTCGACGTGACGGGCGAAGATGTTGTCGGGTTCTGCGACGAGCTTTTGCGCGACACGAAAGTGTGGACCGATAACTTTCGTCAAAAATTAAACCGTGACATTATGAACAAATTCGGAAGGGAGAAAGATTCTAAATGA
- a CDS encoding ATP-binding cassette domain-containing protein has product MKDIAIQVKGLQKSYHKLHVLKGVNFEVEKGSIFALLGSNGAGKTTIVKILTTLLKQDSGTATVNGFDVAAKPDYVRQSISLTGQFSAVDEILTGRENLIMIAKLRHLDNPRQVADDLLNRFGLTEAADRRVSTYSGGMRRRLDIAMSLIGKPQLIFLDEPTTGLDPEARIEVWKVVKELANSGTTVFLTTQHLDEAEQLADQIAILHEGRIIAGGTLAELKKLFPPAKVEYVEKQLTLEEIFLAIIGKRPRMD; this is encoded by the coding sequence ATGAAAGACATCGCAATCCAAGTGAAAGGACTGCAAAAGTCTTACCATAAGCTTCATGTCCTAAAAGGCGTGAATTTTGAGGTGGAAAAGGGCAGTATTTTCGCTCTGCTCGGCTCCAACGGCGCGGGCAAGACAACGATTGTCAAAATCCTCACCACGCTGCTCAAACAGGATAGCGGAACTGCCACCGTCAACGGCTTCGACGTTGCGGCAAAGCCCGACTATGTACGGCAATCGATCAGCCTGACTGGGCAGTTTTCCGCCGTGGACGAGATTTTGACCGGGCGGGAAAACCTTATTATGATCGCCAAGCTCCGGCACCTCGACAACCCGCGTCAGGTCGCGGATGATTTACTGAACCGCTTCGGCCTGACCGAGGCCGCCGACCGCAGGGTATCCACTTATTCGGGCGGTATGCGCCGCAGGCTCGATATCGCCATGAGCCTGATCGGAAAACCGCAGCTTATTTTTCTCGACGAACCGACCACCGGGCTCGATCCCGAGGCGCGCATTGAGGTTTGGAAGGTTGTCAAAGAACTTGCTAACAGCGGCACGACGGTATTCCTGACCACGCAGCATCTGGATGAAGCTGAACAGCTTGCCGATCAAATTGCCATTCTGCATGAGGGCAGGATTATCGCGGGCGGCACACTCGCGGAGCTGAAAAAGTTGTTCCCGCCCGCCAAGGTGGAGTATGTGGAAAAACAGCTGACATTGGAGGAGATATTCCTGGCCATCATCGGCAAACGTCCACGGATGGACTAA
- a CDS encoding ABC transporter permease, whose translation METIRKHFFSDMSVMLGRSMRHIFRSMDTIITVTVTPIAMMLLFVYVLGGAIQTGTDNYVNYLLPGILLIAIASGIAYTSYRLFMDMQRGIFERFHSMPIARSAALWGHVLTSLVSNVISVVVIILVALIMGFRSSAGVLSWLAVAGILALFTLALTWIAAIAGLSAKSVDGAGAFSYPLIFLPFISSAFVPTESMPSVVRAFAENQPVTSIVDAIRALLSGQPVGNDIWVALAWCLSVLIVAYLFAMRAYKRKAA comes from the coding sequence ATGGAAACAATCAGGAAACACTTTTTCAGCGATATGAGCGTTATGCTCGGACGTTCCATGCGTCATATTTTCCGCAGCATGGATACCATTATCACGGTCACCGTCACTCCGATCGCGATGATGCTGCTGTTCGTCTATGTGTTGGGCGGCGCGATTCAAACCGGCACGGATAACTATGTGAATTACCTGCTGCCCGGCATCCTGCTGATTGCAATTGCAAGCGGCATCGCCTATACGTCTTACCGTCTGTTTATGGATATGCAAAGAGGCATCTTTGAACGGTTCCACTCCATGCCGATTGCGCGTTCGGCCGCACTGTGGGGGCATGTGCTGACCTCACTGGTATCCAATGTGATTTCGGTTGTTGTCATCATTCTCGTAGCGCTCATAATGGGCTTCCGCTCGTCGGCAGGCGTATTGTCATGGCTTGCCGTGGCTGGTATACTCGCGCTGTTTACGCTGGCCTTGACCTGGATCGCGGCGATTGCCGGACTGTCCGCAAAATCGGTGGACGGTGCAGGCGCCTTTTCCTACCCGCTTATCTTCCTCCCATTTATCAGTTCGGCGTTTGTACCGACCGAATCGATGCCGTCAGTCGTTCGCGCCTTTGCCGAAAACCAGCCGGTGACTTCGATAGTGGACGCCATCCGCGCGCTCCTGTCGGGGCAACCTGTCGGAAATGATATTTGGGTTGCACTCGCGTGGTGCTTAAGCGTACTGATCGTCGCATATCTGTTTGCGATGCGCGCGTACAAACGGAAAGCAGCTTAA
- a CDS encoding VOC family protein produces the protein MKYTCTLIAVRDMEKAKQFYYDVLGLEVVADFGANVTLTGGIVLQTVDSWQGFIHKPYEEIIFGNNACELYFEEDDIDAFAAKLNRINNIEYVHPLLEHSWGQHVIRFYDPDKHIIEVGENIMMVMKRFIDTGLSIEETAARMDVPVDYIKTLL, from the coding sequence ATGAAATATACCTGCACCCTAATTGCAGTTAGAGACATGGAAAAAGCAAAGCAGTTTTATTACGACGTTCTAGGATTAGAAGTCGTTGCTGATTTTGGGGCAAATGTTACCTTGACAGGAGGCATTGTCTTGCAGACTGTAGATTCCTGGCAAGGCTTTATTCATAAGCCGTATGAAGAAATTATTTTCGGCAATAATGCCTGTGAGTTGTATTTTGAAGAAGATGACATCGACGCCTTCGCTGCCAAATTAAACAGGATCAATAATATCGAATATGTTCATCCGCTCTTAGAGCATTCGTGGGGTCAGCACGTCATTCGTTTTTATGATCCGGATAAGCACATCATTGAAGTCGGAGAAAACATCATGATGGTAATGAAGAGATTTATAGACACCGGACTGTCGATTGAAGAAACAGCCGCTCGTATGGATGTGCCGGTTGATTATATTAAAACACTTTTGTAA
- the arsS gene encoding arsenosugar biosynthesis radical SAM protein ArsS (Some members of this family are selenoproteins.), translating into MESYYKSADLIPNCLQSVKGIKPFKEKLKEVNLYPLRSSNSINTLQVNVGKVCNLSCKHCHAEAGPHRRESMSQQTMSFCLQALADNHIPNLDITGGAPELNSHLSWFLNEAVKIGSHVMIRTNLTVLALAEYAPLLQLFASKGVEIISSLPCYKEENTERQRGKGVFQTSIQVLQRLNNLGYGNENSQLKLNLVYNPGGAFLPPPQHMIEVDFRRELLNRYGVRFNNLHTLTNVPVGRFLTFLTESQNLERYMSHLAGAFNLSAVSKVMCRELISVGWDGQLYDCDFNQMLGLNCQPRFVQDFNLATLQDRKIMLNNHCYACTAGVGSSCGGALA; encoded by the coding sequence GTGGAATCTTATTACAAATCAGCGGATTTAATACCGAATTGCTTGCAATCTGTTAAAGGTATCAAACCGTTTAAGGAAAAACTTAAGGAAGTAAATTTATATCCCCTAAGGAGCAGCAATTCTATCAATACGCTTCAGGTCAATGTAGGCAAGGTATGCAACCTGTCCTGCAAGCATTGTCATGCCGAGGCAGGGCCTCATCGCCGGGAATCTATGAGTCAGCAGACTATGTCTTTTTGTCTTCAAGCCCTGGCTGATAATCATATTCCCAACCTGGATATAACTGGGGGAGCCCCTGAATTAAACTCCCACTTATCCTGGTTTTTAAATGAGGCAGTTAAAATAGGCAGCCATGTCATGATTCGGACAAATCTTACTGTACTGGCTTTAGCTGAATATGCCCCTCTGCTGCAGTTGTTCGCCAGTAAAGGTGTTGAGATAATATCCTCCTTACCTTGTTACAAAGAAGAGAATACTGAGAGACAGAGGGGAAAGGGAGTTTTTCAAACCTCTATTCAGGTTCTTCAGCGATTAAATAATTTAGGCTATGGAAACGAGAACAGTCAGTTAAAGCTTAATCTGGTTTATAATCCGGGTGGCGCTTTTTTACCACCGCCCCAACACATGATTGAAGTGGATTTTCGCAGAGAGCTTTTGAACCGTTACGGAGTTCGTTTCAATAATTTACACACTCTTACGAATGTTCCGGTTGGACGTTTTCTGACTTTTCTTACTGAGAGCCAGAACCTGGAAAGGTATATGTCACATTTGGCCGGTGCTTTTAACCTATCGGCTGTATCGAAAGTCATGTGCCGGGAATTGATTTCTGTGGGATGGGACGGTCAACTTTATGACTGCGATTTTAACCAGATGCTGGGGCTGAATTGTCAACCAAGATTTGTTCAGGATTTTAATCTTGCTACCCTTCAGGACCGTAAAATTATGCTTAATAATCATTGCTATGCTTGTACTGCGGGAGTTGGTTCAAGTTGTGGTGGCGCTTTGGCTTAA
- a CDS encoding TVP38/TMEM64 family protein, which yields MDRRYKNWTIKIGVLALIVGSYYFVQPVHSAVNKAIFILSMVNIPAAKEYILSFGIWAPIVSFFLMVFQSLIAPLPAFVITFANAGLFGWIKGAILSWSSAMAGAALCFAIARIYGRTVAEKLTTRSVLKQVDVFFEKYGKWAVLVARLLPFVSFDIVSYAAGLTSMGFWEFFWATGLGQLPATIIYSYVGGMLVGSVRTFVFGLLILFSLSIVIFVLRQMWEKKHSN from the coding sequence ATGGACAGGAGATATAAAAACTGGACTATTAAAATAGGTGTTTTAGCGTTGATTGTCGGCAGTTACTATTTTGTACAGCCGGTTCATTCCGCGGTAAACAAGGCGATCTTTATCTTATCTATGGTTAATATACCAGCAGCAAAGGAGTACATTCTGTCGTTCGGCATATGGGCACCGATTGTATCCTTTTTTCTGATGGTCTTTCAATCATTAATTGCACCCCTTCCGGCTTTCGTGATAACCTTTGCCAATGCCGGATTATTCGGCTGGATTAAAGGAGCAATATTGTCATGGAGCAGCGCTATGGCAGGAGCGGCTCTATGCTTTGCCATTGCCCGCATCTATGGCCGGACGGTTGCAGAAAAACTAACCACCCGTTCTGTACTCAAGCAGGTTGATGTTTTCTTTGAAAAGTATGGGAAATGGGCAGTATTAGTAGCCCGTTTGCTGCCTTTTGTCTCTTTTGATATAGTCAGCTATGCAGCTGGCTTAACCTCAATGGGCTTCTGGGAATTCTTTTGGGCCACGGGCCTAGGCCAGCTCCCGGCCACAATTATTTATTCCTATGTGGGAGGAATGTTGGTGGGTAGTGTAAGAACATTTGTCTTCGGACTTCTGATACTGTTTTCATTAAGTATAGTCATATTTGTCTTACGGCAAATGTGGGAGAAAAAGCATAGTAACTAA
- a CDS encoding TIGR04282 family arsenosugar biosynthesis glycosyltransferase: MKKVIAVMSKIPHPGYTKTRLQRVITDEESAAFHQASLRDILNTVNSTGLPGYVYWYSSLADLQSPNLAIWDDYHFQERLQQGNCLGERMQNIAEEGLSHYQSILIIGSDIPEISRAVLEEAFDRLREVDVVLGPAQDGGYYLIGLKKNCRDLFCGIPWSTSEVLKRTLQAVRDKGLTYSLLESLQDIDTWEDMLAYYRRGLAGKETYKGLQSYRIAELLVQKYSLDFSLAEGS, from the coding sequence ATGAAAAAAGTGATTGCCGTCATGAGCAAAATACCACATCCCGGCTATACTAAAACTCGTCTTCAACGTGTAATCACCGACGAGGAAAGTGCCGCTTTCCACCAAGCCAGTCTTAGAGATATTCTGAATACCGTAAACAGCACAGGACTACCCGGTTACGTTTATTGGTACTCTTCATTAGCCGATTTGCAGTCGCCAAATCTGGCTATTTGGGATGACTATCATTTTCAGGAACGATTGCAGCAAGGGAATTGTTTAGGAGAAAGAATGCAAAACATTGCAGAGGAGGGCTTGTCACACTATCAGTCCATTTTAATCATCGGCTCAGATATTCCCGAAATCAGCAGGGCAGTTCTGGAAGAGGCCTTTGACAGGCTTAGGGAAGTTGATGTTGTCTTAGGACCCGCCCAAGACGGTGGTTATTATCTAATAGGCTTAAAGAAAAATTGTCGCGATCTTTTTTGTGGTATACCCTGGAGCACATCTGAAGTGCTGAAAAGGACTCTGCAGGCTGTAAGAGATAAGGGGCTTACCTATTCGCTACTGGAAAGCTTGCAGGACATTGATACATGGGAAGACATGCTGGCTTACTATCGGCGGGGCTTAGCGGGAAAAGAAACATATAAGGGATTGCAGTCGTACAGGATTGCAGAATTGTTAGTGCAAAAATATAGCTTAGATTTTAGTTTGGCCGAAGGGAGTTGA
- a CDS encoding TIGR04283 family arsenosugar biosynthesis glycosyltransferase: MPIFPRISVVIPTLNEEQKIADLLEKLQYLSELEVIVVDGGSKDNTRQICSRYPVRLISAQRGRGTQLNAGADVSRGEALIFLHADTDFESRIFADIEAALDAGATWGCCTMAFDYDDTFYRMLAFFSNLRSRFFSSCYGDQVIYCRKETFQRAGRFPPIPIMEDMEFSKRMRRFGEAFVIEGKVVTSSRRFRNRGLFRTICKMQMLKLLYKLGVNPELLVLRYREKS; the protein is encoded by the coding sequence GTGCCAATTTTCCCACGAATATCGGTAGTTATTCCAACTTTGAACGAGGAACAGAAGATTGCTGATCTCCTGGAAAAGCTGCAATATCTATCAGAGCTTGAAGTTATAGTCGTAGATGGTGGGAGTAAGGATAACACGCGACAAATATGCAGCAGATATCCGGTTCGACTAATTTCGGCTCAACGCGGAAGAGGAACACAGTTAAACGCCGGTGCCGATGTTAGCCGAGGCGAGGCGCTGATTTTTTTGCATGCCGATACAGATTTTGAAAGCAGAATTTTCGCAGATATTGAAGCCGCTCTTGATGCCGGTGCTACATGGGGCTGCTGTACAATGGCTTTTGATTATGATGACACGTTTTACAGAATGTTGGCTTTTTTTTCTAACCTTCGCAGCCGCTTTTTTTCCAGCTGCTATGGCGATCAGGTTATCTACTGCAGAAAGGAAACCTTTCAGAGAGCGGGAAGATTTCCTCCCATACCTATCATGGAGGATATGGAGTTCTCCAAAAGGATGCGCCGGTTTGGCGAAGCCTTTGTTATTGAGGGTAAAGTCGTAACGAGCAGCAGACGTTTTCGCAACCGCGGATTGTTCCGAACCATCTGTAAAATGCAGATGCTGAAATTACTTTATAAACTTGGGGTAAATCCTGAATTACTCGTCTTAAGGTATAGGGAGAAGTCATGA
- a CDS encoding C-GCAxxG-C-C family protein, with the protein MLEKTAEVLVREHMKDGFNCCQSVLYAASQVFNIKLNEDTYGAAALFTRGMGSGCTCGSLVGMVMFSGIISEKYNLNQGEAIAQRLHTEFSRVFGSTCCRVLRKKHGFWRNIGNTGCIELTIQSVSILIKVWEEQECANFPTNIGSYSNFERGTEDC; encoded by the coding sequence GTGTTGGAGAAAACTGCTGAAGTGCTCGTTCGTGAACATATGAAAGATGGTTTCAATTGTTGCCAGTCTGTTCTATACGCCGCCAGTCAGGTTTTTAACATCAAACTCAATGAAGATACGTACGGAGCGGCGGCATTATTCACTCGCGGAATGGGCAGCGGCTGTACTTGCGGAAGTCTAGTCGGTATGGTCATGTTTTCCGGTATTATATCGGAAAAGTATAATCTGAACCAAGGGGAGGCAATAGCGCAGAGGCTGCACACGGAGTTTTCACGGGTCTTTGGGTCAACCTGCTGCCGTGTTTTGCGCAAGAAACATGGTTTTTGGCGAAATATCGGCAATACGGGGTGTATAGAACTAACAATACAGTCAGTAAGTATCCTTATCAAGGTATGGGAGGAACAGGAGTGTGCCAATTTTCCCACGAATATCGGTAGTTATTCCAACTTTGAACGAGGAACAGAAGATTGCTGA
- a CDS encoding flippase-like domain-containing protein, which translates to MLKKNQAILLKTVVSLGLLSWLVYTIDWSQLRHVLEEARITWLLPAILLIFLSMYVSTVKWQILLRAQGFKTIFKDLWMFYWIGIFANNFLPSSIGGDSIRIILTGKRLGDMAGAAASITVERILATFGLAVTGVLASSFARQMSLQVNGLFIILIIVSSGLTMLIALASPPGFLLKKKGRCARFLVGLCQHGGSLKEHWRKVFLVGALSVLFQLTVVGVNYTIFRALNITELSFIEVIYIIPAISALSMIPLGINGYGVREGAYVFLLSTYGVDKGPAFAASLIFAFLVSFCSLYGGWFWLIHRRKDRECSVGENC; encoded by the coding sequence ATGTTAAAAAAAAATCAAGCGATACTTCTTAAAACTGTTGTTTCACTGGGCCTCTTATCCTGGCTGGTTTATACCATTGATTGGTCGCAGTTAAGGCATGTACTGGAAGAAGCCAGAATTACCTGGCTTCTTCCAGCCATTCTGCTTATTTTCCTGTCCATGTATGTAAGTACGGTCAAATGGCAGATTTTATTGCGGGCCCAAGGTTTTAAAACAATTTTTAAGGATTTATGGATGTTTTACTGGATAGGCATTTTTGCGAATAACTTTTTGCCATCAAGTATCGGAGGGGACAGTATCCGCATAATTCTTACCGGAAAAAGGCTGGGGGATATGGCGGGAGCCGCTGCATCTATTACAGTGGAACGCATACTTGCCACCTTTGGTTTGGCAGTCACCGGAGTCCTGGCAAGTTCGTTTGCAAGGCAGATGAGTTTACAGGTCAACGGTTTGTTTATTATTTTAATTATAGTCTCTTCAGGGTTAACTATGCTAATTGCTCTGGCCAGTCCGCCCGGCTTTCTCCTAAAGAAAAAGGGGCGTTGCGCACGGTTTCTAGTTGGATTGTGCCAGCATGGAGGTTCACTCAAAGAGCATTGGAGAAAGGTTTTTTTAGTGGGGGCACTTTCGGTTCTGTTCCAGTTAACGGTGGTGGGAGTAAATTACACGATTTTTAGGGCTTTAAATATCACGGAGCTTAGTTTTATAGAGGTGATCTATATAATTCCGGCCATCTCCGCCTTATCCATGATTCCCTTGGGTATCAACGGGTATGGGGTACGGGAGGGGGCTTATGTTTTTCTGCTTTCGACCTATGGAGTCGACAAAGGGCCAGCCTTTGCGGCTTCTCTTATCTTTGCGTTTTTAGTCAGCTTTTGCAGTTTATATGGTGGTTGGTTCTGGTTAATTCATCGAAGGAAGGACAGGGAATGCAGTGTTGGAGAAAACTGCTGA